From one Humulus lupulus chromosome 8, drHumLupu1.1, whole genome shotgun sequence genomic stretch:
- the LOC133796214 gene encoding uncharacterized protein LOC133796214, with the protein MVQGYDRQGAKFACMFKIDLQKAYDTFDWDFVKEMLLTLEFPAKFVTLIMDCVTTSRFSFMINSSLHGYLQSKRGLRQGDPMSTLLCVIGMEYISRIMNKVAKDPTFKFHLRCISLRLTHLCFADDLLLSCKGDYIVATLFLRGFKLFSNTSRLQANVGKSAEYGAALGTLTLDRIVNISSFQRSTLPFKYLGLKICSKRISPADCDYLVDKMTSRIRTWSSRNLSYAGCIILISSVLLTINFYWSQIVILPESVVQKIIQICHAYLWKGNDMFNGPENVSWTDACKPKKDGGFEFKDVALWNLYC; encoded by the coding sequence ATGGTTCAGGGTTATGATAGGCAAGGGGCTAAGTTCGCTTGTATGTTCAAGATAGACTTACAAAAAGCTTATGACACTTTTGATTGGGACTTCGTTAAAGAAATGTTGTTAACTTTAGAGTTCCCTGCGAAGTTTGTGACCTTAATTATGGACTGTGTAACCACTTCGAGATTCTCCTTTATGATTAATAGTTCTCTCCATGGATACCTTCAATCTAAAAGGGGTCTCCGCCAAGGGGATCCAATGTCTACACTATTGTGTGTTATTGGAATGGAATATATCTCGCGCATTATGAACAAAGTTGCTAAAGACCCTACTTTTAAATTCCATCTAAGGTGTATCAGTTTGAGGCTCACACACTTATGTTTTGCAGATGACTTACTTCTCTCTTGCAAAGGAGATTACATTGTTGCCACTTTGTTTTTACGTGGTTTCAAGTTATTCTCAAATACTTCAAGGCTTCAAGCTAATGTGGGGAAGTCAGCGGAATATGGGGCAGCTTTGGGCACTCTAACTCTTGATCGCATTGTGAACATTTCTAGTTTTCAGAGAAGTACTCTTCCTTTTAAATATCTTGGCTTGAAAATCTGCTCCAAAAGGATTTCTCCAGCTGATTGTGATTATTTAGTTGATAAAATGACTAGCAGGATTCGAACTTGGAGTAGCAGGAATCTTTCTTATGCTGGGTGCATTATTCTAATCAGCTCGGTATTACTCACCATTAATTTTTATTGGTCTCAAATTGTAATTTTGCCTGAAAGTGTTGTTCAAAAAATAATTCAGATTTGTCATGCTTATCTTTGGAAAGGAAATGACATGTTCAATGGCCCTGAAAACGTTTCTTGGACTGATGCTTGTAAACCAAAGAAAGATGGTGGTTTTGAGTTCAAAGATGTTGCTCTTTGGAATCTctattgttga